A DNA window from Cobetia marina contains the following coding sequences:
- a CDS encoding glyceraldehyde-3-phosphate dehydrogenase, with the protein MSKENLEACFKQWQDNEALAEQMIPLLGDLYRRFNVVPSIYGRSLINRSMVRILKNHRWVRKAEGVELSVEDTFPLVRAMIELNLGPAHVDIGKLAVAFKRSDETDITAFLKRELAEIVDGYVEGGMGGDPKDVVLYGFGRIGRLLARIMIEKAGGGNLLRLRAIVVRGSKEDLEKRASLLRRDSVHGPFEGSITVDQENSALIVNGNYIKIIYANSPSEIDYTAHGIDNAIVVDNTGKWRDEAGLGQHLECKGVAKVLLTAPGKGDLKNIVYGVNHTDIRDDDRIISAASCTTNAIVPVLKVLHDEYGVSQGHVETVHSYTNDQNLIDNFHSGDRRGRAAALNMVLTETGAAKAVAKALPELSGKLTGNAIRVPTPNVSMAILNLTLDTASDAERMNDFLRTASLHSSLQKQIDYVDSCEVVSSDFVGNRHSGIVDGQATIVTDKQAVVYVWYDNEFGYSCQVVRILQHMSNVRFSYFPTR; encoded by the coding sequence GTGAGCAAAGAGAATCTCGAAGCCTGTTTCAAGCAGTGGCAAGACAATGAAGCCCTCGCCGAACAGATGATCCCGCTGCTGGGTGACCTCTATCGTCGCTTCAATGTCGTGCCCTCCATCTATGGGCGTTCGCTGATCAACCGCTCCATGGTGCGTATCCTCAAGAACCACCGTTGGGTGCGCAAGGCGGAAGGCGTGGAGCTGTCCGTCGAGGACACCTTCCCGCTGGTGCGTGCCATGATCGAGCTGAATCTCGGGCCGGCCCATGTCGATATCGGCAAGCTGGCGGTGGCCTTCAAGCGCTCCGACGAGACGGACATCACTGCCTTCCTAAAACGCGAGCTTGCCGAGATCGTCGATGGCTACGTCGAAGGCGGCATGGGCGGCGATCCCAAGGATGTCGTCCTGTATGGCTTCGGGCGTATCGGCCGCCTGCTGGCGCGCATCATGATCGAGAAGGCCGGTGGCGGTAATCTGCTGCGTCTGCGCGCCATCGTGGTGCGTGGCAGCAAGGAGGATCTGGAGAAGCGGGCCAGCCTCCTGCGTCGTGATTCCGTGCATGGCCCCTTCGAGGGCAGCATCACGGTCGATCAGGAGAATTCGGCGCTGATCGTCAATGGCAACTACATCAAGATCATCTACGCGAACTCGCCGTCCGAGATCGATTACACCGCGCACGGCATCGACAATGCCATCGTGGTCGACAATACCGGCAAGTGGCGCGACGAGGCCGGCCTTGGGCAGCACCTCGAGTGCAAGGGCGTGGCCAAGGTGCTGCTCACCGCTCCGGGCAAGGGCGATCTGAAGAACATCGTCTATGGCGTCAACCACACCGACATCCGTGACGATGATCGCATCATCTCCGCGGCGTCCTGCACCACCAACGCCATCGTGCCGGTACTGAAGGTGCTGCACGACGAATACGGCGTCAGTCAGGGGCATGTGGAGACGGTCCACTCCTATACCAACGACCAGAACCTGATCGACAACTTCCACAGCGGGGACCGTCGCGGTCGCGCGGCGGCACTCAACATGGTGCTGACCGAGACCGGTGCCGCCAAGGCCGTCGCCAAGGCGCTGCCGGAGCTTTCCGGCAAGCTGACCGGCAACGCGATCCGTGTGCCGACGCCCAACGTCTCGATGGCGATTCTCAATCTGACGCTGGACACCGCAAGCGACGCCGAGCGCATGAATGACTTCCTGCGCACGGCCTCTCTGCACTCTTCACTGCAGAAGCAGATCGACTACGTCGATTCCTGTGAAGTGGTCTCTTCCGACTTCGTCGGCAACCGTCATTCCGGCATCGTCGATGGTCAGGCGACCATCGTCACCGACAAGCAGGCCGTCGTGTATGTGTGGTATGACAACGAGTTCGGTTACAGCTGCCAGGTCGTGCGTATCCTGCAGCACATGTCCAACGTGCGTTTCAGCTATTTCCCCACTCGCTGA